The following are encoded in a window of Parambassis ranga chromosome 15, fParRan2.1, whole genome shotgun sequence genomic DNA:
- the slka gene encoding STE20-like serine/threonine-protein kinase isoform X1 has translation MSFFNFRKIFKLGPDKKKKQYEHVHRDVNPEEIWDIIGELGDGAFGKVYKAQNKQNGTLAAAKVIDTKTEDELEDYMVEIDILASCNHHYIVKLLDAFYFEGKLWILIEFCAGGAVDAIMLELERPLTEPQIRVVCKQTLEALIYLHENKVIHRDLKAGNILLSLEGDVKLADFGVSAKNTKTLQRRDSFIGTPYWMAPEVVMCETSKDRPYDYKADIWSLGVTLIELAQIEPPNHEMNPMRVLLKIAKSEPPTLMHPSRWSKEFNDFLRKALDKNVDNRWSAGQLLQHPFVTSVTDSRPLRELIAEAKAEVTEELEDSKEEEEEEEEPDTPLAVSGHKRAPSDVSVASSEDDKVPPTPSTLESVTEKIEVEPAQDQTSDKLSDEGLGTSEVDKTEEEEKLNEVSNASNEDLACRLIEVNKDSQDSTETKPETVESVEVPTEPVLSQPEESVDGADDHELVIDGQETEKEQEAEDKKLEDEPTQISEEGTETEDVKQEEDKEEASTEEFRESQEQPEDTPEKAEGISIVVKAEEEIREPDEETPQHEVTEETIEDVANGIDVNVDTESIESSLLETNVNGETKSGVDESSAEVPLDNKVIEGQPEEKHTDEIPKESQQPEQESHTVEDKSEEQAPTESTNGVSDEAKDISKDTEQVVHTKDVPVKEDEEKATPADESTSQDAVSVLESETDSESKTEQGSPAISKPDVEKDSDSGSSSAADSSSLDLNLSISSFLSKSKEGGSISMQESKRQKKTLKKTRKFMVDGVEVSVTTSKIVTDNDTKNEEMRFLRRQELRELRLLQKEEQRAQQQLSNKLQQQREQIYRRFEQETTAKKRQYDQEVENLEKKQKQTIERLEQDHTSRLRDEAKRIKGDQDKELSKFQNMLKNRKKEAKQEVGQSPKHMRKELMKRLKEDLSLLRNAEEQEFLQKQQQELDGELKKIIQQHKLEIATIEKDCLNHKQQLLRAREAAMWELEERHLQEKHQQLKQQLKDQYFMQRHQLLKRHEKEMEQMQRYNQRLIEEMKNKQAQERVRLPKIQRSDAKTRMAMFKKSLRITATAAITAEQERERVKQFASQEDKRQKNERLHQHQKHENQMRDLQLQCDSNIRELQQLQNEKCHLLIEHETQKLKELDEEHSQEIKEWREKLRPRKKALEEEFTRKLQEQEVFFKMSGESECLNPTTQSRVSKFYPIPNLHNSGL, from the exons GCTCAGAACAAGCAGAATGGGACCCTTGCAGCTGCTAAGGTTAttgacacaaagacagaggatgAATTGGAGGATTACATGGTCGAGATTGACATTCTTGCCTCCTGCAACCACCATTATATTGTCAAACTGCTGGatgccttttattttgaaggcaaaCTTTGG ATTCTGATCGAGTTCTGTGCGGGTGGTGCAGTTGATGCCATCATGTTGG AACTGGAGAGACCCCTGACTGAGCCCCAGATCCGTGTGGTGTGTAAGCAGACATTGGAGGCCTTGATATACCTCCACGAGAATAAGGTCATCCACAGAGACTTGAAAGCGGGGAACATTCTCCTCTCTTTGGAAGGAGATGTAAAACTGG CTGACTTTGGGGTGTCTGCTAAAAATACGAAGACGTTACAGAGAAGAGATTCTTTCATTGGCACTCCCTATTG GATGGCCCCAGAGGTGGTAATGTGCGAAACATCCAAAGACCGTCCATACGACTACAAGGCCGACATCTGGTCCCTCGGGGTAACCCTAATCGAGCTGGCACAGATTGAACCACCCAACCACGAGATGAATCCCATGAGAGTGCTACTGAAAATAGCCAAGTCTGAACCGCCCACCCTCATGCATCCGTCTCGCTG GTCAAAAGAATTCAACGACTTTCTGCGGAAAGCGCTTGATAAGAATGTGGACAATAGATGGAGTGCGGGGCAGCTTCTACAG caTCCGTTTGTAACCAGTGTAACTGATAGCAGACCTCTTAGAGAACTGATAGCCGAGGCCAAAGCTGAAGTCACTGAAGAACTCGAGGAtagcaaagaggaggaagaggaggaggaagaacctGATACACCTCTG GCGGTTTCTGGACACAAGCGAGCACCATCAGATGTCAGTGTGGCTAGCTCGGAGGATGACAAAGTTCCACCAACTCCCTCCACTCTCGAATCTGTCACAGAAAAGATAGAAGTGGAGCCTGCTCAGGACCAGACCAGTGATAAGCTCTCTGATGAAGGACTTGGTACAAGTGAAGTGgacaagacagaggaggaggagaaacttAATGAGGTGTCTAATGCCAGTAATGAAGACCTGGCCTGCAGACTGATAGAAGTCAACAAAGACTCACAAGACTCAACTGAGACTAAACCTGAAACTGTTGAATCTGTGGAAGTTCCTACTGAGCCAGTACTATCACAGCCAGAAGAATCGGTAGATGGCGCAGATGACCACGAACTTGTTATAGATGGTCAAGAAACTGAGAAGGAACAGGAGGCCGAAGACAAGAAACTGGAGGATGAACCTACACAAATATCAGAAGAAGGGACTGAGACAGAAGATGTTAAACAGGAGGAAGACAAGGAGGAGGCAAGCACAGAAGAATTCAGAGAATCACAAGAGCAGCCTGAAGACACTCCAGAAAAAGCAGAAGGTATATCCATAGTGGTGAAGGCAGAGGAAGAAATCAGAGAACCAGATGAGGAGACGCCTCAACATGAAGTAACAGAGGAGACAATAGAAGATGTGGCTAATGGTATAGATGTAAATGTAGACACGGAAAGCATAGAATCAAGTTTATTGGAAACAAATGTAAATGGAGAAACAAAGTCAGGTGTAGATGAGTCCTCTGCTGAGGTTCCATTAGATAACAAGGTCATAGAAGGTCAACCTGAGGAGAAGCATACAGATGAGATTCCTAAAGAGTCACAGCAGCCTGAACAAGAATCTCACACTGTAGAGGATAAATCAGAAGAACAAGCACCAACTGAATCCACAAACGGAGTCAGTGATGAAGCCAAAGACATATCTAAAGATACAGAACAAGTTGTCCATACTAAAGATGTCCCTgtgaaggaggatgaggagaaagCAACTCCAGCAGATGAGAGCACTTCCCAAGATGCTGTGTCTGTCCTGGAGAGCGAAACAGATTCTGAAAGCAAGACGGAGCAGGGAAGCCCTGCCATAAGCAAGCCAGATGTGGAGAAGGACTCTGACTCTGgaagcagctctgctgctgataGCAGCAGCCTCGACCTGAATCTGTCCATCTCTAGCTTCCTGTCCAAGAGCAAAGAGGGAGGTTCTATATCTATGCAG GAGTCAAAACGTCAGAAGAAGACTCTGAAGAAGACACGGAAGTTCATGGTGGACGGTGTGGAGGTCAGTGTGACAACATCAAAGATAGTGACCGACAACGACACCAAAAATGAGGAGATGCGGTTCCTGAG GCGACAGGAGTTGAGAGAACTGCGCCTGCTTcagaaagaggagcagagggcgCAGCAGCAGCTAAGcaacaagctgcagcagcagagagagcagatCTACCGGCGCTTTGAACAGGAAACTACT GCTAAGAAGCGTCAATATGACCAAGAAGTGGAGAACcttgaaaagaaacagaagcagaCCATTGAGCGACTGGAACAGGATCACACCAGCCGGCTCAGAGACGAAGCCAAGCGTATCAAAGGCGATCAGGACAAGGAGCTGTCCAAGTTCCAAAACATGCTGAAGAACCGGAAGAAAGAG gCCAAACAGGAAGTTGGACAGTCACCCAAACATATGAGAAAAGAGCTCATGAAACGCTTAAAGGAGGACCTTTCACTCCTCAGGAATGCAGAG GAGCAGGAGTTtctacagaagcagcagcaagagCTGGATggagagctgaagaagatcatACAGCAGCATAAATTGGAGATAGCCACTATTGAGAAAGACTGCCTCAACCACAAGCAACAGTTATTAAGAG CCCGAGAGGCAGCCATGTGGGAGTTGGAGGAGCGCCACCTCCAGGAGAAGCaccagcagctgaagcagcagctgaaagacCAATACTTCATGCAGAGACACCAGCTGCTAAAGAGACATGAAAAG GAAATGGAGCAGATGCAGCGCTACAATCAGCGTTTAATTGAGGAGATGAAGAATAAGCAGGCTCAAGAGAGGGTGCGTTTGCCTAAGATCCAGCGCAGCGATGCCAAAACACGCATGGCCATGTTCAAGAAGAGCCTCCGCATCACCGCCACCGCAGCCATCACGGCTgaacaggagagggagagggtcAAACAG TTTGCTTCTCAGGAGGACAAGAGGCAGAAGAACGAGAGACTCCATCAACACCAGAAACACGAGAACCAGATGAGagatctgcagctgcagtgtgactcAAACATcagggagctgcagcagctgcag AATGAGAAATGCCACCTTCTGATTGAACATGAGACCCAAAAGCTGAAGGAGCTGGATGAGGAGCACAGCCAAGAGATTAAGGAGTGGAGAGAGAAGCTAAGACCCAGGAAGAAG GCGCTGGAGGAGGAGTTCACACggaagctgcaggagcaggaggtctTCTTCAAAATGAGCGGTGAATCCGAATGCCTTAATCCCACCACTCAAAGCCGTGTGTCCAAATTTTACCCAATCCCAAACCTGCACAACTCTGGTTTATag